A segment of the Thauera sedimentorum genome:
GCCTTCAAGGCCACCTGGACATCCCCCTGAACGACCGGGGGGAGGTCCAGGCCCGCGACACCGCGGCCGTGCTGGCCCGGCACCGTTTCGCAGCCGCCTACGCCAGCGACTTGCTGCGCGCCCGCCAGACCGCCCATGCCACCGCCGAAGCGCTGTCGCTCGAAGTGATCGCCGACAGCCGCCTGCGCGAACGTCACTACGGCCTCTTCCAGGGACTGACCTACGAAGAGGCACAGGCGCGCCACCCCCAGGAGTACGCGCGCTTCCTCGCGCGCGATCCTGACTTCGTCTTCCCCGGCGGCGGCGAGAGCCTGGCGGTTTTTGCCGGACGCATCCGCGATGCGCTGCTGGCGATTGCCCGACGCCACCCGGGCGAGCAGGTGCTGGTCGTCACCCACGGTGGCGTGCTCGACATCGCCCGACGGCTGGCAACCGGCAAGCCGCTCGACACGGCACGCGACTTCGCCATCCCCAACGCCGCGCTGAACTGGCTGGAAATCGCCGGCGACCGCTGGCACCTCGTCTCCTGGGCCGACCAGTCCCACCTGGACTGCGCCCGCGACGAACTGTCCAACGCCTGAGCCCGCCTCCCGCACTGCACA
Coding sequences within it:
- a CDS encoding histidine phosphatase family protein; amino-acid sequence: MVSPTTLCLVRHGETAWNAERRLQGHLDIPLNDRGEVQARDTAAVLARHRFAAAYASDLLRARQTAHATAEALSLEVIADSRLRERHYGLFQGLTYEEAQARHPQEYARFLARDPDFVFPGGGESLAVFAGRIRDALLAIARRHPGEQVLVVTHGGVLDIARRLATGKPLDTARDFAIPNAALNWLEIAGDRWHLVSWADQSHLDCARDELSNA